The following is a genomic window from Thermodesulfobacteriota bacterium.
ACAGTCCCTCCGTTGACTGAAGAACAAATGATCACTTCATCAAAACGGTCGATGGCCATTGGAGAAGAGATAGGGGTAAAGTGGATAAAGAGCTATCATTCAGCGAAGGATGGAAAGCTCTATTGCGAATGGGAAGCACCGAGTGTCGAAGCAATATATGAACACGCAAGACTTATGAATAGTGCGATAGATTCAGTTTCGGTGATTTCAGACGAATTTGATCCAAGCATGTTTAAGTAACAATCTAAAGCTCACATCTTCATGGGATGAAACTCCCTGCAGCAAGCTGCAGGGTATCATAATAGAAAATGAAAGTCTCAGATGTCATTGCGAGAGACTTAAAAAGTCTCGAAGCAATCTCCTTCGGTATTGGCAGAGCGTTTGATTATCCATTCCATTATAGGATTAACCTAGCAGATTGCTTCGCTAACGCTCAAAATGACAGGCCAAGGAAACCCTGTGGGAAGTTACATGGAATTCACTAGTTATATACTGATATCGATAAAGTCGTAAACTTTGTTCTTACTCATGTAAACTTCGTTGATGCTTCAACACTACTAATGCTGTCGTCGTGATAATCTAAAATCCTAAAGATAGCCCATAAAACAAATAGATTTGGGGACTCGATGTGATCCTTGGCACATAACTTGCATCATTCAATTAGCTTGAATAGGATAAACCTGACAGAAA
Proteins encoded in this region:
- a CDS encoding nickel-binding protein, which translates into the protein MPRFLTVRTVPPLTEEQMITSSKRSMAIGEEIGVKWIKSYHSAKDGKLYCEWEAPSVEAIYEHARLMNSAIDSVSVISDEFDPSMFK